The stretch of DNA GTCAGTAATATATCTGCCCGCACCCCCCTTCTCTCCAGCCGCTTACAGTCACATAATCGACCGAAACATCCAAGGGTGACGCCACAAAGGTTTTAAAGACACAGTTGTATCTGTACAGGTGCCATCAGTGTTGTATTAATTTAGGTCTTTCTAATTAGTGTCTACATGTCAAAATAAAGAGAGAGTTCCTTactatgtattgtttattatttccaCGATTTAAATGGGATTTACAATGGAAGTCGTTAATTGGGGCTCTGTCGTTAGATAAAGGCTGCAGCGCTTGCGGTTGTTGGAAGGAATTTGCCCATACCTGAAGCAGGTACAGGAGGTAAGGAGCGGAAAGTAACAGAGCCGAGTGCAGGGTGGGGCTTCCCTGCAGGATGTTTACATGGATCTCTTTTAGTACTGAATACATCTCTACAGCATCCCCGCCTGTGCTGTGCGCCCCCGGGGGTCCTGATTGTATTGCGCTGTTATTAATCTGCTTTGGCAGGTTCGGTGAAGAAATAACAAACCCGTGACTGTGAAGGTTGCGCTGCAGGGCGGATTCCAGCCGGGCTGACGGCGCGCCGGTGTAGTGCTGCTGCGCAAGCATCGGTACCGCGGGCTGCGGCTTGAGGGGAAGCAGGCGATTAGGACAGTCTGCTCCCAGCCACGCACATCCTCGAGAGATTTTCACCAGCTGGTAAACTCTGCCTGCATCCCTCTTAAAAGACGATGATGAGGTAATCGGTGCGAGGAGACTCGCCGGCCCAGGCTGTGGTCCTTTCACAGTGGTTCAGGAGGAATGTATACATGGTAAATAATCACACTGTGTGAAGTCTGCTCGGGCTCCGTGTCTCATGAGCAGGGGGGGTCTCGGCGTCACAGGAAGGAGGGGCTCGAGTCGTAAGTTTGGTATATAAATACGGGTCACCGAGAACAGCCTCGAACAAACTAGGCTGTCTTCCTAGCTGGACGACCGCTCTTATTAGAAAAAAACGAcgtatcagagagagagagaggggaataCATATATTTCAGAAACTAAAGTATTATCATTTTATCTAAAATCGTTTAATCGTATCAGCGGGTTCTGTTTCTTTAAAGTAGAGCACCTTgcacttgtttctttgtttggtttttgtgttttaaaggatGGGGTTGGAGGGGGTGTTGGTGCTGTCCGTCCTGTGCTGTCGTGTCCATTCCCTCGTCTTGGATTACAACACCATCCGAGGGTCTGCGGAGGTGGGAGTGAGGAGCGAGACGGTAAGACCCGGGATGGAAGGCTGGGGGTCAGGTCTAGAATCACGTGGCTGTACCGCTGAGATTGCTAACTCTTATTTTACAAACAGATCAGATCTGTGGAGGCATTTGCTACCGGTAGAGGGTTAAAGTTGTTGTGAGTTTTAGTTTTTAACCCAACTATATTTAACAGGGCATGAGGCGTTAAGAGAATCGCATTCATGACGATCTCTACTGTCCAGCATGCGGTATGCCTGCATTTTAACACACTTTTATTTCAAACGTCCCTTAAAATTGCCACAGTAATTATGAATAGTATTCTTTGAAATAAAGTACACCTGTCAATGAGTAAAGTTGCTCAAAGGTTAGAAGAACTggctgctgtgtttgtgttttataaagcGGTTCACAAACTTGCCTTGCTGAGTCCAAGCTCCTGTAATGTTATAACTTACGCATAACGACCGCGGATGGAGGAACATCAACAAGGAGGTTTCTGGCCGCTCTGCTCTTGAGTCGAGTGAAAATAATTACGTATCTGATAGCATGCtgtactatctatctatctctatctatctctctatatatctaaTGCTCGCAAAAAGATGATTAAACGGCATTGCTAATCTTAACCATTTCCATATATGTTTAGTTCCATACTATTATATGGTGTTCATCACAAGCTACCCGATTCACATcgctttaaaactttttttaaaaacatttttcttttcgaGATATTCCTTTTCAAGTatgataaatacaattaaataaaatgtacacatttggCGCAGGTTTAAAAGCTGGAATAATCACTTTTTGTAAATTATGTCAACACGGGAGCAGTATTTGGCAGCCGAAGGGAGGTAATCTACATCGGTTCAAACGCTGTGGGACTCGTGAAGCCGTGTCGGCATCTATGACTTCTCCGAATGAACAGATATCAAACAAACCCTACCCGCGCAGCAAATACCCGGGTAGACCTGCTGAGCCAGGCGGGGGTTAGTGAAGTGTTCAGTGGAGTTCAGGCGCAGTAAGACGGGCAGTACGCAACAGAACGGCGCTCTGAGGCTTACATTCACTCTAAAATGAAAGGTAACTCAAAGTAATTTagacacacacccactcacactcAATCTATTAATACATCTCGTGGCGTCCCAGAAGACAATCTTCTATTCTTCATTTGCGTTCCTGCAATTGTAACTGTCAGGACGGGTATCACATTTAACGCCGACACCagaaaagcacaaaacaaaactccCACTCAGACACTCTGCCTCGGCAGTAACCTGATAGCAGGGTGGCGCTGCACCTGAGAGTCTTTGCTTATTAAAATTCAACcatttttttccctgtttttgCAGAGCGGTTGCTTTTTATGTTCAGAGTACCAAGACAATAAGAAAGCGAGGGTTCTGAGTGGGGTGAATGGGGTCAACGGCCACCAAATATCTCCACCTCTGCACTTCATCACCccggaaaaaaacaacaacaaaacactgggTAGCGCTCCTGGCAAGTTTGCGAGACTCCGTTTCTTTGGAATCTCTTCCAAACACGAACAGGTCTCCCTGCCGCTAGCAGTGAAGAGGTGATGCAGTTAGACCGGTAGCGCTCTTGCTTGGGTGAGGTGGGGCGGGCTGAGCAGCCAGTCTGATTTGAATGTATTGCGCTGTGATCTGGAGCCCCGTGCTTCCCTGATAGAAGTCTATCTTTCAGGTGTTCTGGTTTTATTTTCGATACCAGCCGCACTGTCATTTAGAACTTGCAGGACCGGGTAATTGTTTTTCATGTTCTGTTTTTAAGGGCTTATGGTTCTGATTCTAAAGCATGTCTTATTCTATCGCAGCTGGACCGCTGCCTGACAGACAGCGACTGCGAATCCAAGAAGTTCTGCCAGAACACAGGCGGCGGAGAGTCGGTTTGTGCCGCCTGCCGGCCGCTCCGCCGCCGCTGCCAGCGCAATGCTACGTGCTGCCCGGGGACGCTGTGCATTAACGGTAGGTGGCGGGGATAATGCCCATTGCTGAGCCGCAAAGGATACAATGCTTATCCACGCATCTATATTATTACTCACAAGCCCGAATCTGTCATATGCAGTATTGTGTTGCCGGAGTGAGGGCTTCCTGCAGGATGTAATCGATTATATTCTCATGCAGTCTGTACACATTCTTAGCAGCTTTGTATCTGCATTTGTTattaatatgttaacattttcaaacaaGCCATATGTTGCATAGCGTTTTATATACTGATTCAACATGTAACTCGTGTCAGAGACTTTACTTACTGTAAGCACAAATgtgatgtattaaaatatatttatatatttaggtatataaaatgtaaagacGTGATAGACTACTATGTCTGCGGTTATAAAGAAGGAATTGAGTGGATTGAAAAGCCGGAGTTCTCCCTGAAATCAGTTTCTTGACCACAGACAGCCACGGGCTTGTCCGCCTGTAATGCGCTGCTCCCGTGTGTCACTGTTTCGCTAGCGTGGGTCCTGTTTCATGCTTGCTGGGTTGTTGGTGCCGAGCAGAGCGGGGAGGGCTTTGCAAGGCTGCCACCTGTCTTCGATTCCAGAGGTGTGAAACCGGGTCTGCCAAGAAGAAATGGGACTTTAGGGACTTCAGAAAGACAGACAACCTTCACagctccagacagacagacagatgcgtGCTTGCAGAAAGGATTTCATGTTCCCATTGCATTTCTCATTGTCACCAAATAAGTGTAACCGTTAGAGCACCAAAAAGCGAATGAAGAATCAACAGCTCTgtccaaaagtttagcatcgccAAGTATTTTAGGATCGAGATATGATTAAAAATCAATATATATCaacatcattttgatcttttatttaacaccatgtaatcaaatgaaactacaaactgatattgcaaaagtctaccagaaccCTTAATAatggtacagtatttaatgttagatttagaaatgtcttaATTGGTCAATTTGaggttaaatatatggaaaactataaagcggaatgcaattcaatatgttaacataacattattctgcgggtttcattcgactttatgaagcacaatgagttcattctataggggatgcaaaacttttggccacagttgtAGTTCAGCATTGTGAgcctgtatgttttattttattttccgtTCGTTTGTCCCAGACGTGTGCACTCAGCCTGAAGAGGGTGGCGTGACGACCGGACTGGTCCCTCCCGTGACGCGAGGGAGGAGCGGACACCACACCCTGGAAAGCAAACCCAAAAAGCAGACCAATGGCAAAGGTAAGGGCAGACCCGGTAAACTCCTTACAGGCAGCTTGAGTACTTTGCTGCGATTGGGTTGCAACCCCTGGGGGTTCATGCTGTCCCCATGCAACTCCACCCCATCCCCTCCCCCCGGCCCCCAAAGTGGCGACGGTGTGAATCCAGGACAAACAAATCCTCGCCTGTGGACACAAACCGCCAGCCACCAAACCGAGCCGACATGCAAGAAATGTGCTGAGCAGCCGGGAAGGTATATTGTTAGCAGGGAGAGGGAATGGAAATTGGCTGGTAATTACAGGCTGCAGTTTGTGGTTCTGGAGCTGGGGTTGTTACAGGTTTTTTTGCAGCACAAGGTCCTTATTTTGGTCAGTGCTGAACTGAGgaatttcaaaacagtttttgatTTGATACTGTGTGCAGGAGCTGTTCACATACCTGCCAGTTAATTACTCACGTCATGTTTTTCTTTATCCTGTGATTTATTTTAGAGCAAGTATGAACTTGGTTGTACGCTTAGTGTTTTAGAAATtcaacacaaaatgaaatgtctttttttcaattgttttagtAAATGGGATACACGGGTAAGCGCAGCTCCGATGTTGTTGCCCTGGATTCTGTAAGGCTGTTTAGAGAGTGAGAAGCTTCTCCTCCAATCCAGACCGCAGCCAGCAGAGGGCGCAGAAGTGTCCCCCTCGACGAGGCGGTCCACTTTTGCCCTTTGGGAAACAGGTCTTATGTGACTTGCGGATTCAGATCTCTAGGACTGTTCTTAAAAGCACATCCAATGGAGGACACAAGTAGCCTGCGGACATTGATCTCCGGTGTAACGTCAACTTTTGCTACTTAATCAAAATTTGCTACCTTGTCAAACTCTGCTACCAGGTCAAAATCAGAATCAAAATTGCATGTGTAGAGCGCACTGTACCACCCTGACCAGTACGCATCGCTCCGGGATGAACCATCTGACCAGAGCCTGCAAACCCGCTTCGTACCCTTTCAGAGACTCCTTTGATCCGGCAACAAACCCCCACCCCGCTCTGCAGCGCACAGATCTGGGGCGAGGCGGGCTGCGTGATTTTATAGGTGGACTGAGAGCTAGCGATGCGCTTTTCAAACCGAGCGTTTCATTTCCAACCCATTTGAACCAACGGCACAGCCGCATCAATCAGTCGTTATGATTCATTTTCTATTGTTTGCACTTGATTTAAAGCATGCTTTAAATGAGTGAAGGGTTTGGTTATCGATAAGGCGCTAAATGCTGCATCAGTAATTCACATGTTTTGTGAAGGCAGTGTGTATTCTCTGTGCCGCTGTTCCACAGCATTCTTGTGTGTTCTCACCTCACGGCCCCCCTGACAAGCCTACGGCAGCATCCAGCATGAACTGCTAAAAGACTGAAGGCTCAGATTCTTGTGGCTGTTCTCAGATAAAACCGCAGAAATGTCTGTGGTCCCTGAGGCAGACCATAATGATTTCTAAAGCAACTTTTTTTCTGAACCAATCGTTCCCCAGACCTATAATTTCCTCGCTTGAAATAACATGTTTGGGGAGGAACCAACCACCTCAAAACATGCAGCCCCAGGGAACAGTAACAGTGCTGCACAGAGACCCCTTTCAACTACCTGCCTGTCGCCATCTCCTTGTAAGTTAAACACCAGCACAAAACATATACGGTGTCATTTTAAACAAGAGTACATATTAAATGGGGTTTCCTTCCTGTAACTGCCTTCATTAAAGGGACCAATGTAAGCAGCTGAAGCTCACTGGTAACAGCACAGGACAGCAGCCTACAAGGGACTGGACTCAAGTTCAACCAGTAGCTTAGCTGTGAGTACTGGAGTGCACTCCTGTATTGAAAGAAGCACATTTAAGAAACTCCTGTAGCCTATACCTTCCAGAGGAAAACGGTTTCATGAGATTCAAGTTTCAAACTTTGACACTGGTCTCATTCTGCTGTTATACACAGGCAGTCCAGCTCCAGCCAGGACAGTGTTTAATCCGCTGTGGACGCCTGACCTGTCTCTGTTGAACCCTGTCCTCTCTGTTTCAGGACAGTGTTGAACCTTGCTGTGGATGCCTGTCCTCTCTGTTTCAGGACAGTGTTGAACCTTGCTGTGGATGCCTGTCCTCTCTGTTTCAGGACAGTGTTTAACCTCGCTGTGGACGCCTGACCTGCCTCTGTTGAACCCTGTCCTCTCTGTTTCAGGACAGTGTTTAACCTTGCTGTGTTTAATCCTCCCCTCTCTGTGTTGCAGGGCTGGAGGGGGAGTCTTGCCTGCGCACTGCGGACTGCGCAGTTGGCTTGTGCTGCGCTCGGCACTTCTGGGAGAAGATCTGCAAGCCCATGCTGAAGGAGGGGGAGGTGTGCTCAAAACGGGGGCGCAAGGAGGCCCCCCAGGGTCGCGAGCTCTTCCAACGCTGCGACTGCATGGTTGGGCTCGCCTGTCGCCCCCAAAACAAGGGCGAGGAGAGCCGCAAGTCCCGCCTGCGCGTCTGCCAGGGACCCACAGGACAGGGCAACAGCGGTGCCAAGAGGCCCAACAGGAAGAGACGGCACTGAGCAGAATTCCAGGGACAAACCCCCCCCCTATGAACTGGATTCCTGACCTTAACGgcttactgtttttaaaatcagGAACACTCATTTGAAAGTGGAatcatatatatttgtttttgttttattattttgatttacaaTTGTCACTTATTTCTCTCCTACTCTcctaattaaaatttaaaaaatcattgtttaaatttaaaataatcgtttgccaatgtgtacaatgcagcagcgtGATTtattgtgttaccagtaggctgaAGTACGACAGAAGTGCGCTcggttttcatttgattttactgctgtactgtacactgtataggcctactgtacagatttatattgttacataatggaatgtgtagcctacccaaaacacattggcgtcatataggtgtgtgtgtgtgtgtgtgtgtatgtatatatatatatacatacatacatacatacaaatttgtgtttatttttttgttaaatccatGCAAGTTGTAAGTAGCACTAGAGATTTCACTgtgatgtgttttgttatttctgtacCTTGTATATTTTTCAATAGAAGAGAGGTGATTGTACCAAATGGCTTTTAAACGGCTGACATACAAGCTGCATTTCCAAAGGCTGGTGCTGCTGAGCTATTCACTTTTCTGTCTAGTATACACAGAATGCTGCACCGCGTCCTCTGTCcacacactttattttttgtgagtCTTGAACTCTGCTCTGTACTCATGTTTGTTTCCCCCACTCAGTGGTGCCCTGCGACTCTGCTTCGAACATTCCCAGCCACACCGAGTGACCCGGTCTGTTTAGCAGCACAGGCAGGGAACGTGGCTTCGCCAGTCTCTCTTGTATATTGTGTAAAAACTGTCTTGTTCACAGGGGGTTTCAAACAAGAGAGAATCATTGCAGCCCTTCCATGCACCATTCATTCCAGCCAGGCCCTGTTCACTGCAGCCCTGGTTCCTTTGGACCAGGCTGCTGTTTCTCAGCTGACCCCCAGTTGAAATGGCTCCTGGCTCCGAGGAGCTGTTGAGCCACCCAGTTGAATAGCGCTGTGATGGAGAAGCAGGCTGGAATGGTAGACAGAGCAGGAGGGAGCCTCGCATTCTGTTATGAAAACCTTACCGTTCCTGATAATGTCAAGTAACACTACATGGAATACAGACGCCATCATTGtaacactgttaaccactttacacattttaaaatgtgcctttttaaTATTGAAGTAcctataaaaacagcaaaaagcgAGCAAAATCATTGCTGAATCAAGCAAAAGGGTCACAAACAGGCTTGACTGGCTTCGATGATGTAACTGCAGTCCGAGTCGCTGTGTACTCGGGCCCTTCCCTTTTCActtcaaagttgtttttaatgtgtacatttgtatttaaatccttatttttcaataaaacaatgacCCAAACGCTGTGTGTTGATGGAATTTTATTGGGGTGCCCCCTCAACTAACACCCAGTCTTCCTGCCTGTATCTTACTCAGAGCTGAGAGGAAGAGATGGAACTGAGAGGAAAGAGGCCAACTCTGAACACAAGAAGGGTTCCTAAATTCTGCCTGCCTTTCTTTCTTCATGGtaacttgttaaataaataagatcACAATCCTAATTCAATGGGTAGGCTGGGAGTCTGgctttgtaattaattttaacaTCATTTGATCTCGGCCAGGTGATAATGAAAAGGCAATATAACGCTTCTACAACAGCAGTGTAATTACTGTAATCAGCCAGCAGGGGGCCTGTTTGTATATACTGCACATACCTGGCACTCCCACGCTGCTCTCAGACTCGTAACCAGATGGCAGCACCACAGACtgcttattaaaataacatttaaaaatgataaaatatgaAGGACTTCCTAAGGCTTTAATTAGAAAGGATTAGGATGGATTATTGTTCAAGATAAATTTGAGTTGTGCAGAAATCAACACTCTTGATGCTAACCCTAAACCCCCACCCACTCAGCAATGCAATCCTCGCACACCCCACTTTGTTTCTTGGTCAGTGGGGGCTGGACGCTGCTGGACAATCACTCGCTGCGGTCCTTAGGCTCACGGTATCTCCACTCGATGTACTCAAAGATGTCCTGCTCACTGTCCACTGGGAGAGGCTCGCCGGCCACGCCTGCCAATCACAAAGGAGAGCAGATTAACCCTGCGTTGCCCGACCGCTCTGAACATCGCTAAGTATGCGGAAAACTACACAGCGCTgtgtaattcactatgttaatTAGtcacattatttagcaggtttcattcaactttatgaagcagaatcaGCTCATTCTACAGGGTGCTGTAGGCTGGGCAAAATAAGAATTGCCatctagaaattaaaaaaagaaataatttctGGTAACACTCCCTTGCACAGCAGTGACACTCCAGTCTTTATCTCTACTACTGGGCAAGAGAAGAGTTATTTTCACTGTTCCCTCGAGAAGACAGCTTTAAAATACCATTGGAAACTTTTCAAATCATTATTTCCCATGATTTCCTACCTGTCATTATCCCGGGGATGAAGAATGCTGTAATGACTGTGAAAGCCAGCTGCCTCCTCTGCAATTTTCCATTTCCTAGATTCGCTATAAAGCGTCTGACAGCCATTAGAGCCCCAGATAAAAGCCTCCCGTGACCCCATAAAACATGCACAGGAGCCACAAACACGCGCTCTTTTAAAAATCTCCCTTAGCTATTACAGGAAAGTTCATTTTCCCCAGGTAAAACCGATCTAATTGCCCTTATAGTGAGTTTATAGAGCTGGCACCATGGAGCCCCTTAATTCTACTCCCTGCCAGTTACTGATAATTAATACCGGGCTGCAAGCTGCtctgctgggctgggctgggctgggctgggctgggctgggccaGTGCTGCCTGCCACCCTAATCACTACCATGAGCTGGCAGCTTTCAGACTGGTTTGCAATGTAGGGTGCAGGCATGCTCAACCGGATTCAAGATATTGATCCTGATGAAACAGGCATGTATGACTAGTAGAGGTCTTGACACACGAGCAGCTGTTCCTGTTGCTATGTGAGATGCGAGTGAAGCGCCCTGGTACCCCCGTCCCTGCACTGACCCGTGACCCCCAGCGGGCGGATGGTGTACTCGTTCAGAGTGAAGCCCTTCTCCAAGGCGTGGGTCCGCATGTTCTTGTTGAAGATGTCGCTGCCAGTGAAGTACAGAACGCCGCAGTAATACTGATCCTTGGGGATCAATCTGCAAGAGCACAAACACATTAGAATTACAAATGCCATTCAGCTAGAAGCCCGAGTAGATGCATttcttgcaaaaaataaatacttcaatATTTGATGTAATCGTTTCTACCATTTTCAATACCTCTGTGATGTAAAATAGTGGATCAAACACTGTAGAAAAATGAATACGCCAAGGCACTGTACCTAATATCAATTCTGCGGTGGAGGTAGTCGGAGCCCTCATCATCATCTGACAGCTTGCACACCCcctggaaagagagagagatgatcAGCTGGTTCGAATATGTACACTTTAGATCTGTAGATGCAGTACTGCTTTGGTCAGATTTTCTAGGAGCTCTTTAGTGGGAATCATTATTACACTGAAAAGCAATTTCATGCTTTTCAGAGTAATAATGCGCTGTGTTAATTCCTACCAGCCCGCTGTCTTCAATGGCAGATAAGCAGACAAGTCTACAGCCTCAGCATGCAGGACTCTACATTAGAGATGAAGGTCTGGGGTGTGGCGGCAAGCAGGGCTGGAGAGCAGGGAAGAGGCAGGCAGGCTGGGCTGGAGAGCAGGGACAAGGCCAGAGCAGGGACAAGACAGGCTGGAGAGCAGGGACAAGGCGAAAGCAGGGGCGAGGCAGGCTGGAGAGCAGGGATGAGGCGAAAGCAGGGGCGAGGCAGGCTGGAGAGCAGGGATGAGGCGAAAGCAGGGACGAGGCAGGCTGGAGAGCAGGGACAAGGCGAAAGCAGGGGCGAGGCAGGCTGGAGAGCAGGGATGAGGTGAAAGCAGGGGCGAGGCAGGCTGGAGAGCAGGGACAAGGCGAAAGCAGGGGCGAGGCAGGCTGGAGAGCAGGGATGAGGCGAAAGCAGGGGCGAGGCAGGGTGGAGAGCAGGGACAAGGCGAAAGCAGGGGCGAGGCAGGCTGGAGAGCAGGGATGAGGCGAAAGCAGGGGCGAGGCAGGGTGGAGAGCAGGGACAAGGCGAAAGCAGGGGCGAGGCAGGCTGGGGCAGACAGCAGGCTGCCGGAACCGTTTCTGTGTACTTCATGGGTTTTATTTTCGGGTGGTTAGATAATAACTGGCGATATTATAATTCCTGTGGTTTGAGGTTTCAATACTTTCAGTAATTGGGACGTTTCAGGAAATGATTTGGTTCAACCTCAGTAGTTTACAGCAATGTACCATTGACTCGCAGACAGAAGGCAAAATGAACAAGCCTCTATTTGTTTCATGTTGAGAATCTGGGTAAAAATGGGCTCAACACAAATCCAGACAGTAAGTTAGTGATCAAAGTGTTGTCTGTTGAGTCTAACATTATTTCCTGAAGGTTGCTATAGAGATCACTGCTGTTGTACGGAATCAGCTTGTGAACACACGGCACATTGTGTGATGTCACTGTGTCTTCATGAGTAAAGCTTTGTGATGTCACTGTGACTTCATGAGTAAAGCTTTGTGATGTCACTGTGTCTTCAGGAGAAaagcattgtgatgtcactgtgtcTTCAGGAGAAAAGCAATGTGATGTCACTGTAACTTCAGGAGAAaagcattgtgatgtcactgtgtcTTCAAGAGTAaagcattgtgatgtcattgtgtCTTCATGAGTAaagcattgtgatgtcactgtgacTTCATGAGTAAAGCTTTGTGATGTCACCGTGTCTTCATGAGTAaagcattgtgatgtcattgtgtCTTCATGAGTAAAGCATTGTGATGTCAGCAATCACAGCAGGTGAATTACTGGgattttcaaaagcaaaacaggcaGATTAGTGGGATCCCTCCCAAAATGAGGAAATTCAGCCTCTGCTAAATGGTGGGGAGCGGGGCTGTGCTTTACTATTGCTTACCTTCTCTGCCATCCAATTACCTTCAACAGAATCACGGTGCACAGAACTCTGAGCTCTTCAcatcctgctgaataatgttacgctaacacaTTGAACTACACTCGCTTTGCAGTTTCCCATATACTGAACGTTAAACCTGACAAATActgaaaaaattgacatttcgaaACCTTACGTGAAATACTACTATTACCAGTAGACTTTTGAAAtatagcttctttgattacatgataaataaaatatcaaaattatgttcctatagttttttttttgttttttttttaattaatgtctcaatcctaaaattctaggggataCTAAACTTGGTACAGTCCAAagggtaaccccccccccccccattcttagTGCTGTCCAGCTCTGACCTGTCTGTCCTGCTTATCTGACATGTTCTCAGGTCCGCAGCCTGGTGTTTTTTCTGTTGGTTTGATTAGCTTGCTGGATGATCGGGTTGCTTTCTGCGTTTGGTTTTCTCTGCATGATCATGATTCAAATCAGCTGTTCCTGCTGGAGTCTTTTCAAGCCTTTCTCAACAGGGACTTTCAAAGCAGGGCAAGTATAAATCACGGCATTAAAAAGAAATATCTATTAAAGGCTGAGGAAATTACTGGTTTGCTGTGACTCCAAATTGGCACACAAATAATTGGCAGGTGCGCGGTATGTATTTCTAATGATTTATCCCCCAGAGCTCTCTAGCAGCCTGCAAGTCAAACCGGTAACAGAAACAGGTGAATCCAAAGGTAACCCTATTAGACTCcactgtacagctctggccaaaagttctgcatcacctagaattttaggatcgagacatcatttaaaatggaTATATGAACataacagatattttatttaacatcatgtaatcaaagaaactacaaaagcacattgcaaaagtctaccggaagcatTAATAGTATTGAAATAGTAGAGTTCATGTTACATTTAtcagtttttagttaagtatatgaaaaactccaaagcggtgtgcaattcaatatgttaac from Polyodon spathula isolate WHYD16114869_AA chromosome 31, ASM1765450v1, whole genome shotgun sequence encodes:
- the LOC121302999 gene encoding dickkopf-related protein 4-like, which codes for MGLEGVLVLSVLCCRVHSLVLDYNTIRGSAEVGVRSETLDRCLTDSDCESKKFCQNTGGGESVCAACRPLRRRCQRNATCCPGTLCINDVCTQPEEGGVTTGLVPPVTRGRSGHHTLESKPKKQTNGKGLEGESCLRTADCAVGLCCARHFWEKICKPMLKEGEVCSKRGRKEAPQGRELFQRCDCMVGLACRPQNKGEESRKSRLRVCQGPTGQGNSGAKRPNRKRRH